The genomic region TGGTGATTGTCGGCGCCGGCGCCGGCGGAGGGATCGCGGCGGGCGTGCTGGCGAACGCGGGTAAGTCGGTGCTGCTTCTGGAGCGCGGCCGCCCGCTCTCATTCGAGGATGTCGGCCGGGACCATTTGCGCAGCATGCGCTTCTCGCGCTACGGGGTGAACGCAGGCCCGGACCTCGACGGCGTCCCGCGCGTGTTTGTGGAGCAGGACGGCGCCACGCGTATTGTCGGCCCCCTGGACGGCGGATATCACAACCTCGCGGCCTGCGTCGGCAGCGGGACGCGCGTCTACGGCGGGCAAGCCTGGCGGTTTATGCCGCAGGACTTCCGGATGGCGAGCATCTATGGAACGCCGGCGGGCAGCTCTCTCGCGGACTGGCCGATCACGTACGACGATCTTGCGCCATTCTACGAGCGCGTGGAGTGGGAAGTGGGCGTGAGCGCGGACTGTGCGCGCATGAGCCATCTGCCGGAGTACCATCGCCAGTACCCCATGGAGCCGCTGCCGATGACCCGGCGGGCGAACCGGTTCGAGCAGGCGGCGCAGGGGCTAAATTGGCGGACCACACGCGTCCCGCTCTTGATCAACTCGAAGCCTTACGGCGGCAAGCCCGCCTGTATCCACTGCCAGCACTGCGTCGGCTACGCCTGCCCAGTCGACGCCAAAAACGGAACGCAAAGTACGGTAATCCCGCGCGCCATCGCCTCGGGCAGGTGCACGCTCGTCACCGGCGCCATGACCGAAAAGATCAATGTCGATGCGAGCGGGCGCGCCAGCGGCGTGACGTTCCACGATCGCGACGGCGTGCGTCAGGAAGTCGGAGCGGATGTCGTCGTGGCCGCCGGC from Capsulimonas corticalis harbors:
- a CDS encoding GMC family oxidoreductase, with amino-acid sequence MKHYDVVIVGAGAGGGIAAGVLANAGKSVLLLERGRPLSFEDVGRDHLRSMRFSRYGVNAGPDLDGVPRVFVEQDGATRIVGPLDGGYHNLAACVGSGTRVYGGQAWRFMPQDFRMASIYGTPAGSSLADWPITYDDLAPFYERVEWEVGVSADCARMSHLPEYHRQYPMEPLPMTRRANRFEQAAQGLNWRTTRVPLLINSKPYGGKPACIHCQHCVGYACPVDAKNGTQSTVIPRAIASGRCTLVTGAMTEKINVDASGRASGVTFHDRDGVRQEVGADVVVAAGGAIETARLLLNSASSREPLGLGNANGQVGRSLQGHYYAGCVGLFEDDIWDGVGPGACIGTCEFNHGNDGIIGGGLLADDFIATPISAWNGMLPPDLPRWGLEAKQWMRKNYRRVADIRGPVHEIPSPECRVTVDTGVRDRFGIPAAKLSGFAHEETVRTANFMDARAREWLLAAGAVDVWGGGHGRYLSGGQHQAGTCRMGDDPHTSVVDASCRVHGHDNVYLADGSVHVTNGGFNPVLTIMALAWRTAEGIAAAW